From a region of the Methanolobus tindarius DSM 2278 genome:
- a CDS encoding PAS domain S-box protein, with product MTKNYEENLKLKKLVAYSEELFQSSADETDYDRITEMMNNISGARYAAFILFDENINAYVTKSVHASNDHIKKASHILNLELVGKVWDKQTGLENKIQNSIITRFSSIHELTKGLFPETPILLLEKTFNAGQTIIANIVRNDFNLGYFVLIYHVKEELLNEELIEVFSRQVGLMLERKKTEEKLQFQFRYQKMISEISSSFLSVSDDKLDKTIDEALETCRELFKVERAFVFLYSDDKKSLKKCYECCDDGIDPHADSFIDMKLSDYPWFEDKLGEHDHIYVPDTEKLPPEAEVEKNKWKEYSIRSTLHIPITESSGIIGFLGFNSIREQKWSDEQITLLKVLAGIIVSALEKRAEREELQIQKKRLSDAQRIGKTGSWEFDMNTGIVHASKEAFRLYGLKDNSITIRQVQSLVLPQFRPELDRALKDLIEHNKPYYVEFDMKRPYDGEIRHMSSIAEYQAEKNIVAGTLQDITEQKEAEKKIAEKEVWKHELIKDSMDGIVVLDMLGGVYEANQRYADMLGYSLDEIKNMHAWDWDKNIDIEQLPWTLKSTRKYDRYIETQHQKKDGTIIDVEISSSSAVCGDRELLFCVCRDITDRKRSQDELKNRTQLLDIALDATCAGIWDVDLLTGNIELQGLESWKKITGYEITDFSNYNLTMWQQLIHPDDSEDVISKFTNTASGKNDHYMAEYRMLHKKGYWVWVRAHGRVASYDKDGKALHVYGTHISIDENKKAEEKAKAASQAKSDFLANISHEIRTPLNGIIGFSDLLIESQLSPSQLHHMQTIQASANSLLDLINDVLDISKIEAGKLELENEKFDLRELCEQIADMLKYTAHAKGIELLLNISSEIPDFIVADRIRLRQVLVNLLGNAIKFTITGEVEMEVHIDKIHPDCKADIRFTVTDTGIGIPADRQKEVFEAFSQADNSISRKYGGTGLGLSISNRLLEKMDSRLELSSEEGNGSIFSFSVLMPYEYTGKSDKNKSPEYRKVLIVDDNVKNCHNIRSILKDEGVVTEIAYSAKEALDIFKDKSDDIKLIILDKHMPVMTGNELLQDIRADITCFYHNIPAIIMQDSTDINDVEEMENDKSLNGKTTEKLTHTITKPVKKAEIIESIVHLLSGEKDTGNEIYHKLKQAENKHDVKYKILIAEDNETNMLLTSTIISRILPDADILKATNGSKAVELFRDEQPDLILMDIQMPEISGYDATTMIRNIETTKGIHTPIIALTAGTFRGEEEKCLEAGLDDYAPKPIVSETIRQVCEKWLFKESDTEHTGSNWNKERDNNNLNNAHFNSAWLQSNTDGSKELYNKLIAMAMKSFIQNYEQMCAAHSNNDIEEVSTIAHKTKGTALNTGFNILASIAEDIEKSANSNSEINIVELLDGMKKEIDYLSTFFNEQYSE from the coding sequence ATGACTAAAAATTATGAAGAGAATCTTAAGCTGAAAAAGCTGGTTGCTTATTCAGAAGAACTTTTCCAGAGCTCTGCAGATGAAACGGATTATGATCGTATAACCGAAATGATGAATAATATTTCTGGTGCCAGATACGCTGCTTTTATTCTTTTTGATGAGAACATCAATGCATATGTTACAAAAAGCGTCCATGCAAGCAATGACCACATCAAAAAAGCTAGTCATATACTGAATCTGGAACTTGTGGGAAAAGTCTGGGACAAGCAAACAGGTCTGGAAAATAAAATACAGAACAGTATTATCACTCGTTTCTCATCAATACATGAACTTACAAAAGGATTGTTCCCAGAAACTCCAATATTATTGCTTGAAAAAACGTTCAATGCAGGCCAGACAATTATTGCCAATATTGTCAGAAATGATTTTAACCTGGGATATTTTGTACTAATCTATCATGTTAAAGAAGAACTCCTCAATGAAGAACTAATTGAAGTTTTCTCCCGTCAGGTCGGCTTGATGCTGGAAAGGAAAAAAACAGAAGAAAAACTTCAGTTCCAGTTCAGATACCAGAAAATGATATCTGAGATAAGTTCCAGCTTCCTGAGCGTTTCTGATGATAAACTGGATAAAACCATAGATGAGGCATTGGAAACCTGCAGGGAGCTCTTTAAAGTGGAAAGAGCATTTGTATTTCTGTATTCTGATGACAAAAAATCTCTGAAAAAATGCTATGAATGCTGCGACGATGGAATCGATCCACATGCAGACAGCTTCATTGACATGAAACTTAGTGATTATCCATGGTTTGAAGATAAACTCGGAGAACATGATCACATATACGTGCCTGATACAGAGAAACTGCCACCGGAAGCTGAAGTTGAAAAGAATAAGTGGAAGGAATATTCCATAAGATCCACACTTCACATACCAATTACTGAAAGTTCAGGAATTATCGGTTTTTTAGGTTTTAATTCCATCCGTGAACAAAAATGGTCTGACGAGCAGATAACACTACTGAAAGTCCTTGCAGGAATAATAGTCAGTGCACTTGAAAAGAGGGCTGAGAGAGAAGAGCTGCAAATTCAGAAAAAAAGGCTTAGTGATGCACAGAGAATAGGAAAAACAGGAAGCTGGGAATTTGACATGAACACAGGAATAGTTCATGCTTCAAAAGAAGCTTTCAGATTATATGGCTTAAAGGACAACAGTATAACTATTCGTCAAGTCCAGTCCCTTGTTCTCCCTCAATTCAGACCAGAACTTGACAGAGCATTAAAAGACCTCATAGAGCACAACAAACCATATTATGTTGAATTCGACATGAAAAGGCCATATGATGGTGAAATACGTCATATGTCTTCAATTGCAGAATACCAGGCAGAAAAAAACATTGTAGCAGGGACACTTCAGGACATAACCGAGCAAAAGGAAGCAGAGAAAAAGATCGCTGAAAAAGAAGTATGGAAACATGAACTAATAAAAGACTCCATGGATGGCATAGTGGTCCTTGACATGCTCGGAGGAGTTTATGAAGCAAACCAGCGTTATGCAGACATGCTTGGGTATTCCCTTGATGAAATTAAGAATATGCATGCATGGGACTGGGACAAAAACATAGACATCGAACAACTGCCATGGACATTGAAATCTACACGAAAATATGACAGGTATATTGAAACCCAGCACCAGAAAAAAGATGGTACTATAATAGATGTAGAGATAAGCTCCAGCAGTGCAGTTTGTGGTGACCGGGAACTTTTGTTCTGTGTATGCAGAGACATAACAGACAGAAAACGTTCGCAAGATGAATTAAAAAATAGAACGCAATTACTTGATATTGCTCTTGATGCTACTTGTGCCGGAATATGGGATGTAGATCTGCTGACAGGAAACATAGAACTACAGGGACTTGAAAGCTGGAAAAAAATAACAGGATACGAAATCACTGATTTTTCCAATTATAACCTTACAATGTGGCAACAACTTATCCATCCGGATGATTCCGAAGATGTCATCAGTAAATTCACAAACACAGCTTCCGGGAAAAACGATCATTATATGGCAGAATACAGAATGCTGCATAAAAAAGGATACTGGGTATGGGTACGTGCTCATGGAAGAGTTGCAAGCTATGATAAAGATGGAAAAGCCCTGCATGTTTACGGAACACACATCAGCATAGATGAAAACAAAAAAGCAGAAGAAAAAGCAAAGGCTGCAAGCCAAGCTAAATCAGATTTCCTTGCCAATATCAGTCATGAAATCCGCACACCATTAAATGGAATTATAGGATTTTCCGATTTACTTATTGAGTCACAGCTAAGTCCTTCGCAACTCCATCATATGCAGACAATACAGGCATCTGCCAACTCACTTCTCGATCTGATAAATGATGTGCTTGATATCTCTAAGATAGAAGCCGGTAAACTTGAACTTGAAAATGAAAAGTTCGACCTTAGAGAGTTATGTGAACAGATAGCAGATATGCTGAAGTATACCGCACATGCAAAAGGAATTGAACTTTTACTTAACATCTCATCAGAGATTCCTGATTTTATCGTTGCCGACCGCATAAGACTAAGACAGGTGCTTGTGAATCTTCTGGGAAATGCCATCAAATTCACAATCACCGGTGAAGTCGAAATGGAGGTCCATATAGACAAGATCCATCCTGATTGTAAAGCTGACATCAGATTCACTGTTACTGACACCGGTATAGGAATTCCAGCAGACAGGCAAAAAGAAGTATTTGAAGCTTTTTCGCAAGCTGACAATTCTATTTCCAGAAAATACGGAGGAACTGGCCTTGGTCTTAGTATTTCAAACCGGCTCCTTGAGAAAATGGATTCCAGACTTGAACTTAGCAGTGAAGAAGGAAATGGAAGTATCTTCAGTTTTTCAGTATTGATGCCTTACGAATATACAGGGAAATCAGACAAAAACAAGTCTCCTGAATATAGAAAAGTACTCATTGTTGATGATAATGTTAAAAATTGCCACAATATCAGATCTATCCTGAAAGATGAAGGTGTTGTCACAGAAATAGCTTACTCCGCAAAAGAAGCATTGGATATTTTTAAGGATAAATCAGATGACATCAAATTAATAATTTTAGATAAGCACATGCCTGTTATGACAGGAAATGAATTGCTACAGGATATACGTGCTGATATCACATGTTTTTACCACAACATTCCAGCCATAATTATGCAGGATTCAACAGACATAAATGATGTTGAAGAAATGGAAAATGATAAATCATTAAATGGAAAAACAACTGAAAAGTTAACCCATACCATTACAAAACCTGTAAAAAAAGCAGAAATAATTGAAAGTATCGTACATTTGCTGTCAGGTGAAAAGGATACTGGAAATGAAATTTACCACAAATTGAAACAAGCTGAAAATAAACATGACGTGAAGTATAAGATACTCATTGCAGAAGACAATGAAACAAACATGCTTCTTACTTCCACCATTATTTCCAGAATTCTGCCAGATGCAGACATATTGAAAGCAACTAATGGAAGTAAAGCAGTGGAGTTATTCAGAGATGAGCAACCGGACCTGATCCTGATGGACATACAAATGCCTGAAATTAGCGGATATGATGCCACAACCATGATAAGAAATATTGAAACAACAAAAGGCATTCACACCCCAATAATAGCGCTAACAGCCGGAACATTTAGAGGAGAGGAAGAAAAATGCCTTGAAGCCGGACTTGATGACTATGCTCCAAAACCAATTGTTTCTGAAACAATACGCCAGGTTTGTGAAAAGTGGCTGTTTAAGGAAAGTGACACAGAACATACTGGAAGTAACTGGAACAAAGAAAGAGATAATAACAACCTCAATAATGCTCACTTCAATTCTGCTTGGCTGCAAAGCAACACAGACGGAAGCAAGGAATTATACAATAAACTGATAGCAATGGCAATGAAATCCTTTATTCAAAACTATGAACAAATGTGTGCTGCGCACTCTAATAATGATATAGAGGAAGTAAGTACTATTGCCCATAAAACAAAGGGAACAGCACTTAACACAGGTTTTAACATCCTTGCATCAATAGCTGAAGACATCGAAAAATCAGCAAACAGTAACTCAGAAATTAATATTGTTGAGCTACTCGACGGTATGAAGAAAGAGATCGATTATCTCTCAACTTTTTTTAATGAACAGTACAGTGAATAA
- a CDS encoding acyltransferase, whose product MQNNTYVHKSAKLYGASSVGKESVVLENVILGYPQHRTLMEITKAGIDIEDYEQPGAVIGDNAFIRAGTTVFSNVIAGNNFRTGHNAMIRENTTIGNNVLIGTNVIIDGTVTIGNNVSIQGNVYIPTHVTIEDKVFIGPCAVLANDKYPIRGEYHPQGPVIRKGASIGANATLVPGVEIGEGAMVAAGALVTKDVPAWKLAIGCPAKIVDLPQKLESLNNI is encoded by the coding sequence ATGCAAAACAACACATATGTTCACAAATCTGCTAAACTTTATGGTGCCAGCAGCGTAGGGAAAGAATCAGTCGTCCTTGAAAATGTAATACTGGGTTACCCGCAACACAGAACACTTATGGAAATCACAAAAGCTGGCATAGATATTGAAGACTATGAACAGCCAGGTGCTGTGATAGGTGACAATGCCTTCATCAGGGCAGGAACAACTGTATTCAGCAATGTAATAGCAGGGAATAATTTCAGGACCGGCCATAATGCCATGATAAGAGAGAACACAACAATAGGAAACAATGTTCTCATTGGAACAAATGTGATAATTGATGGAACTGTTACAATAGGAAACAATGTCAGCATTCAGGGAAATGTGTACATTCCCACACATGTTACCATTGAAGATAAAGTCTTTATCGGGCCCTGTGCTGTGCTTGCCAACGATAAGTACCCCATCAGAGGAGAATATCACCCGCAAGGACCTGTTATCAGGAAAGGTGCTTCTATTGGTGCTAATGCCACACTGGTTCCCGGTGTGGAAATCGGAGAAGGAGCCATGGTAGCTGCCGGAGCATTGGTTACAAAAGATGTACCTGCATGGAAACTTGCCATAGGATGTCCGGCAAAAATAGTGGATCTGCCACAAAAACTTGAATCTTTAAACAATATATAA